The bacterium DNA window AACCGAACAGCTTCAACATTATTTCAAGGAGAGCCTTTTCTTAAATACAGTAACGTATGAAAACGAGATGCTCGACGCTTATTTAAAGAAGCTGATTCAGGAAAAAGCCTGAAGATGTTGAAGATGAAAATCAGATACTGGATTCTCATTTTTGCGCTTTGTTTATCCCCTTCGCTCTTTCTTTTTTCAGAGCCAACAACTATCGAAATCAGTTGTCAAAAATCCTTTTATACGCCGGATGTGATTCGTGTTAAGAAAGGGGAGCCGGTTGTTTTGCTTGTAAAGGCAACGGATGTGGCGCACGGTTTTGCGATCGATGAGTTCAACATTGCAAAGGAAGTAGCCCCCGGCCAGCCCGTGAAAATAGAGTTCACGCCCGATAAGGCAGGAGAGTTCATCTTTTACTGCGTGGTCCGCTGCGGGAAAAAACACCTTCAAATGCGCGGGAGATTAATTGTCGAGTAGTGTAAGAAGGGGGGATGTGGAGATGATGGAGATAAGGAGATATTCTTTTTAATCCCCACA harbors:
- a CDS encoding cupredoxin domain-containing protein, producing the protein MKIRYWILIFALCLSPSLFLFSEPTTIEISCQKSFYTPDVIRVKKGEPVVLLVKATDVAHGFAIDEFNIAKEVAPGQPVKIEFTPDKAGEFIFYCVVRCGKKHLQMRGRLIVE